A region from the Stutzerimonas stutzeri genome encodes:
- the gatA gene encoding Asp-tRNA(Asn)/Glu-tRNA(Gln) amidotransferase subunit GatA, with protein MHQLTLAEIARALNDKQFSAEELTRSLLDRIGQLDPQLNSFITVTEEQAIAQAQAADARRANGESGALLGAPIGHKDLFCTQGIRTSCGSKMLDNFQAPYDATVVERLAAAGAVSLGKLNMDEFAMGSANESSHYGAVKNPWDLNRVPGGSSGGSAAAVAARLLPAATGSDTGGSIRQPAALTNLTGLKPTYGRVSRWGMIAYASSLDQGGPLARTAEDCALMLGAMAGFDPKDSTSVDQPLDDYLAALSKPLTGLRIGLPKEYFGAGLDAKIADAVMATVDTLKKLGATVKDISLPNMQHAIPSYYVIAPAEASSNLSRFDGVRFGYRCESPVDLTDLYKRSRAEGFGDEVRRRIMVGTYALSAGYYDAYYLKAQKIRRLIKNDFVSAFEEVDVILGPTTPNLAWKLGEKNADPVSAYLEDIYTITANLAGIPGLSMPAGFIDGLPVGVQLLAPYFQESRLLNVAHQYQQVTDWHKQAPSGF; from the coding sequence ATGCACCAACTGACCCTCGCCGAGATCGCCCGCGCGCTGAACGACAAGCAGTTCTCTGCCGAAGAACTGACGCGCTCGCTACTGGACCGCATCGGGCAGCTCGATCCTCAGCTGAACAGTTTCATCACCGTCACCGAAGAGCAGGCCATCGCTCAGGCCCAGGCCGCCGACGCACGCCGCGCCAACGGCGAGAGTGGCGCCTTGCTGGGTGCGCCGATCGGTCACAAGGACCTGTTCTGCACTCAAGGCATCCGTACCAGCTGCGGCTCGAAGATGCTCGACAACTTCCAGGCGCCCTACGACGCCACCGTGGTCGAGCGCCTGGCCGCAGCGGGAGCCGTGTCGCTGGGCAAGCTGAACATGGACGAATTCGCCATGGGCTCGGCCAACGAGTCGAGCCACTACGGCGCGGTGAAGAACCCCTGGGATCTGAACCGGGTGCCGGGGGGATCCTCCGGTGGCTCGGCCGCAGCCGTGGCGGCGCGACTGTTGCCTGCCGCGACCGGCAGCGACACCGGCGGCTCGATCCGCCAGCCGGCGGCACTGACCAACCTCACCGGCCTCAAGCCCACCTACGGCCGCGTATCGCGCTGGGGCATGATCGCCTACGCCTCCAGCCTCGATCAGGGCGGTCCGCTGGCCCGTACGGCCGAAGACTGCGCCTTGATGCTCGGCGCCATGGCCGGCTTCGATCCGAAGGACTCCACCAGCGTCGACCAGCCACTGGACGACTACCTCGCCGCGCTGAGCAAGCCGCTGACCGGCCTGCGCATCGGCCTGCCTAAGGAATATTTCGGCGCAGGCCTGGACGCCAAGATCGCCGATGCGGTGATGGCGACCGTTGACACGCTGAAGAAACTCGGCGCCACGGTGAAGGACATCAGCCTGCCGAACATGCAGCACGCGATCCCGTCTTACTATGTGATCGCGCCGGCCGAGGCCTCCTCCAACCTCTCGCGTTTCGATGGCGTGCGGTTCGGCTATCGCTGCGAGAGCCCGGTCGACCTGACCGATCTCTACAAGCGCTCGCGCGCCGAAGGCTTCGGTGACGAAGTCCGCCGGCGCATCATGGTCGGGACATACGCACTCTCCGCGGGTTATTACGACGCCTATTACCTGAAGGCTCAGAAGATCCGCCGCCTGATCAAGAACGATTTCGTCAGCGCCTTCGAGGAAGTCGACGTGATCCTCGGCCCGACCACGCCGAACCTCGCCTGGAAGCTCGGCGAAAAGAATGCCGACCCGGTCTCGGCCTATCTCGAAGACATCTACACCATCACGGCCAATCTCGCGGGCATTCCCGGCCTGTCCATGCCGGCCGGCTTCATCGACGGCCTGCCGGTGGGCGTACAGCTGCTGGCCCCCTACTTCCAGGAAAGCCGCCTGCTCAACGTCGCGCACCAGTACCAGCAGGTCACCGACTGGCATAAACAAGCACCGAGCGGCTTCTGA
- the mreC gene encoding rod shape-determining protein MreC — MLGVRLLVLSVLCVALMVVDARFETLKPLRSQMGLVLTPFYWLADLPVRTWQRATEQLSSSTSLVAENEKLKAEALLMQRRLQKLAMLTEQNVRLRELLNSAALVDDKVIVSELIGLDPNPFTHRILIDKGERDGVFLGQPVLDASGLMGQVVEVMPYAARVLLLTDVTHSIPVQVNRNGLRAIAVGTGSPDYLELRHVAETADIKEGDLLVSSGLGQRFPSGYPVAQVTEVVRGSGQPFLVVRAIPTAMLNRSRYLLLVFSDSRTPEERATAAAQAQESADREAAEAITEPAAPASETQTPAAAPAPDVTAPAGEGRP; from the coding sequence TTGCTCGGTGTGCGCCTGCTGGTGCTCTCCGTGCTTTGTGTCGCGCTGATGGTGGTGGATGCGCGCTTCGAGACGCTCAAGCCCCTGCGCAGCCAGATGGGCCTGGTGCTGACCCCGTTCTACTGGCTGGCCGACCTGCCGGTACGCACCTGGCAGCGCGCGACCGAGCAGCTCAGCAGCAGCACCAGCCTGGTCGCCGAGAACGAGAAGCTCAAGGCCGAAGCGCTGCTGATGCAGCGGCGCCTGCAAAAGCTCGCGATGTTGACCGAGCAGAACGTGCGGCTGCGCGAACTGCTCAACTCGGCCGCGCTAGTCGACGACAAGGTGATCGTCAGCGAATTGATCGGGCTCGATCCCAATCCCTTTACCCATCGCATCCTGATCGACAAGGGCGAGCGCGATGGCGTTTTTCTCGGCCAACCGGTACTCGACGCCAGTGGATTGATGGGGCAGGTCGTCGAAGTCATGCCATACGCCGCGCGGGTACTGTTGCTGACCGACGTTACCCACAGCATCCCGGTACAGGTCAATCGCAACGGCCTGCGCGCCATCGCGGTCGGCACCGGCAGCCCGGATTACCTCGAGCTGCGCCATGTTGCCGAGACCGCTGACATCAAGGAGGGTGATCTGCTGGTCAGCTCCGGGCTGGGGCAGCGCTTTCCAAGCGGCTACCCGGTCGCGCAAGTTACCGAGGTGGTACGCGGCTCAGGGCAACCTTTCCTGGTCGTTCGCGCCATTCCCACTGCGATGCTCAATCGAAGTCGCTACCTGCTGCTGGTCTTCAGTGATTCGCGTACGCCGGAGGAGCGCGCCACGGCTGCGGCGCAGGCGCAGGAGTCGGCCGATCGCGAGGCCGCCGAGGCGATCACCGAGCCGGCTGCGCCGGCAAGCGAAACGCAAACCCCAGCCGCGGCGCCTGCGCCGGATGTAACGGCGCCAGCGGGCGAGGGGCGACCATGA
- the mreD gene encoding rod shape-determining protein MreD produces the protein MISGRLNNGWVIWLSLLLALLLSVAPMPESFGLARPLWLGMFIAYWAITLPHRGGMGAAFFFGLMLDVLSGTLLGQNGLPLILSTFLVLSLQQRLRMFPLLQQSLVLMVILGLGQLVQLWLNTLTGNRPPTLLFLVPVPVSALLWPWVFIALQWARRRFNVY, from the coding sequence ATGATCAGCGGGCGGCTGAATAACGGTTGGGTCATCTGGCTGTCGCTGTTGCTGGCATTGCTGCTCAGCGTGGCGCCGATGCCCGAGAGTTTCGGGTTGGCACGTCCGCTCTGGCTCGGCATGTTCATCGCCTACTGGGCAATTACCTTGCCGCATCGCGGCGGTATGGGCGCGGCATTCTTCTTCGGACTAATGCTCGATGTGCTTTCCGGCACCCTGCTGGGGCAGAACGGGCTACCGCTGATCCTGAGCACCTTCCTCGTGCTCAGCCTGCAACAGCGCCTGCGCATGTTTCCCTTGCTGCAGCAGAGCCTGGTGCTCATGGTGATTCTGGGGCTCGGCCAGTTGGTCCAGCTTTGGCTGAACACGCTGACCGGCAATCGCCCCCCGACACTGCTGTTCCTCGTCCCCGTTCCGGTCAGTGCCTTGCTTTGGCCCTGGGTCTTCATCGCCTTGCAATGGGCGCGGCGGCGTTTCAACGTCTACTGA
- the mreB gene encoding rod shape-determining protein MreB codes for MFKKLRGMFSSDLSIDLGTANTLIYVRDRGIVLNEPSVVAIRSHGNQKSVVAVGTDAKRMLGRTPGNINAIRPMKDGVIADFSVCEKMLQYFINKVHENSFLQPSPRVLICVPCKSTQVERRAIRESALGAGAREVFLIEEPMAAAIGAGLPVDEARGSMVVDIGGGTTEIALISLNGVVYAESVRVGGDRFDESIVTYVRRNYGSLIGESTAERIKQEIGTAFPSSDVREVDVRGRNLAEGVPRSFTLNSNEVLEALQESLATIVQAVKSALEQSPPELASDIAERGLVLTGGGALLRDLDKLLAQETGLPVIVAEEPLTCVARGGGRALEMMDRHAMDLLSTE; via the coding sequence ATGTTCAAGAAACTGCGTGGCATGTTTTCCAGCGATTTGTCGATCGACCTGGGCACTGCCAATACCCTTATTTATGTGCGCGATCGCGGCATCGTCCTGAACGAGCCGTCCGTAGTTGCCATTCGTTCTCACGGCAACCAGAAAAGTGTCGTCGCGGTGGGCACCGACGCCAAACGCATGCTCGGCCGGACCCCTGGCAATATCAACGCCATCCGCCCGATGAAAGATGGTGTGATCGCCGATTTCAGCGTCTGCGAGAAGATGCTGCAGTACTTCATCAACAAGGTTCATGAGAACAGCTTTCTCCAGCCCAGCCCTCGCGTGCTGATCTGCGTCCCCTGCAAGTCCACGCAAGTCGAGCGTCGGGCGATTCGCGAATCGGCGCTCGGTGCGGGCGCGCGCGAAGTCTTTCTGATCGAAGAGCCGATGGCCGCGGCCATCGGAGCCGGTCTGCCGGTCGACGAAGCGCGTGGTTCGATGGTGGTCGACATCGGTGGCGGCACCACTGAGATCGCGCTGATCTCCCTTAACGGCGTGGTCTATGCCGAATCCGTGCGCGTTGGCGGCGACCGTTTCGACGAGTCCATCGTGACCTACGTGCGCCGCAACTACGGCAGCCTGATCGGCGAGTCCACCGCCGAGCGCATCAAGCAGGAAATCGGCACCGCGTTCCCCAGCAGCGATGTGCGCGAAGTCGACGTGCGCGGCCGCAACCTGGCCGAGGGCGTGCCGCGCAGCTTTACCCTCAACTCCAATGAAGTGCTCGAAGCGCTGCAGGAATCGCTGGCGACCATTGTCCAGGCGGTCAAGAGCGCGCTGGAGCAGTCGCCTCCGGAGCTGGCTTCCGACATCGCCGAGCGCGGTCTGGTCCTGACCGGTGGCGGCGCGTTGCTGCGCGACCTGGACAAGCTGCTGGCGCAAGAGACCGGTCTGCCGGTCATCGTCGCCGAAGAGCCGCTGACCTGTGTTGCCCGCGGCGGTGGCCGCGCGCTGGAAATGATGGATCGTCACGCCATGGACCTGCTGTCCACGGAGTGA
- a CDS encoding YhdP family protein has translation MSRLLALVLAILRRCLWLGAIGLMLLALYVSLGRQLVPLVAEYRAEVQDQARRLLKMPVELGSLEGHWEGFSPRLVAHDVILGDGDAAIRLDRLELVPDVMGSLSSRQPRLESLAFSGLQLSLVQNADGKWHVDGLPERGDQPPPDVAKLFEQLRRVRQVQLRDSQITFQAHAAAPLTLTYANLALGIVGERLRLDGRVLLPDGQPLSLRTQTKLQVPDWQSSEAELYLSLPQSDWASWLPASLLGDWELAQLRAGGEVWLEWRERGLARAVARLNAPSLRFGRQQQGLVSIDDLAVNAYLDRADDGYRLQLNGLAFTFEQNRWQDTTLLLQQSVAEGRWRLQADRLAVAPMAALAHAMWPLPERAEEYLLGLAPSGTLRNLQLDYRPSAPAEERLVFSANLDAVGIAAHHWVPAVRNVSGVVQGNLAGGELRFDNRDFALHLAELFPRPWDYHRARGSLRWTLDDQAISLAAPYLQVEGEEGQIAGDFLIRLMRDPAAEDYMDLRVGLSNGDARYTEKYLPTRSPALSPALSEWLLAAIRGGRVEQGYFEYQGALSKDAEAAARSLSLYFKVKDAELAFQPGWPVLREGRGEVLIENTGVRVRVAEARMLDSQVRDVSAEIPHGHGGQPPRLAIEGQVDGHLRDALTLMQVAPIGTGELFAGWRGDGPLSGTLRLDIPLAKGERPVVLADFASSDASLFIPQADLQLDALTGEFRYDSERGFSSKAFHARTLGSSVQGKAVALGEAGEPASRIEASAVVPLQQLLSWRKIERPVPASGTLPLRLNLLLSRVDNNLQVDSSLLGTELALPAPFGKTAEERRDTTLRMSFGGERQRYTLRHGALAALSFVAPTGNWSEGGGELVLGGAAANLRTDRGLHVRGSVSRFDLSEWQALLKDYGERSTNQAGASMLRQVELHIGAFEGFGTHIDDLGVDLQRLPAGWSLGLDSGTVAGSVQLPDADSEPIVLDLSRVRLPAAATDEAQTPPRDALAAVDPKELPAMNISVAKVLRGDELLGGGSFKMRPDAEGVGFSDIDLNLRGLKMAGSGGWSGSRSWYKGRLEGANIADVLLAWGFAPSTSSQDFRLDVDGSWPGSPAFFAVNRLSGTLDARLRKGQLREVDGGAQALRVFGLLNFDSIGRRLRLDFSDLFSKGLSYDRIKAQLQATDGVYVTSQPLTVAGPSSNLELNGRLDLVNDQIDAKLLVTLPVSNNLPLAALIVGAPAIGGALFVVDKLLGDKVARFATVQYNVEGPWQAPKITFDKPFEKPN, from the coding sequence ATGAGTCGGCTCCTGGCCCTTGTTCTCGCCATTTTGCGCCGCTGTCTCTGGCTGGGCGCGATTGGCTTGATGCTGCTTGCGCTCTACGTGAGTCTCGGCCGGCAGCTGGTGCCGCTGGTTGCCGAGTACCGCGCCGAGGTGCAGGACCAGGCGCGCCGCTTACTGAAGATGCCGGTCGAACTCGGTAGTCTGGAGGGGCATTGGGAAGGGTTTTCGCCGCGGCTGGTGGCGCACGATGTGATCCTCGGCGATGGCGATGCAGCGATACGCCTGGACCGGTTGGAATTGGTGCCGGATGTGATGGGCAGCCTTTCGTCCCGCCAGCCTCGCCTCGAGAGCCTGGCCTTCTCTGGCCTGCAGTTGAGCCTCGTGCAGAACGCTGATGGCAAGTGGCACGTCGATGGGCTGCCTGAGCGCGGCGATCAGCCTCCACCCGACGTTGCGAAGCTTTTCGAGCAGCTGCGCAGGGTCCGGCAAGTGCAGCTACGCGATAGTCAGATCACGTTCCAGGCGCATGCTGCGGCGCCGCTTACCCTGACCTATGCCAACCTGGCTCTCGGTATCGTCGGCGAGCGTTTGCGGCTGGATGGCCGGGTGCTGCTGCCGGACGGCCAGCCCTTGAGCCTGCGTACTCAGACGAAGCTACAGGTGCCGGACTGGCAGAGCAGCGAAGCCGAGCTTTATCTGAGCCTGCCGCAGAGCGACTGGGCCAGCTGGCTGCCGGCGAGTCTGCTCGGCGACTGGGAACTCGCGCAGCTTCGAGCCGGTGGCGAAGTCTGGCTCGAGTGGCGTGAGCGCGGGCTGGCCCGTGCGGTGGCTCGACTGAACGCGCCGTCCTTGCGCTTTGGGCGGCAGCAGCAGGGCCTCGTGTCGATAGACGACCTGGCTGTCAACGCTTATCTCGATCGCGCCGATGATGGCTACCGGTTGCAGCTCAATGGTCTGGCCTTCACCTTCGAACAGAACCGTTGGCAGGACACCACGCTGCTGCTCCAGCAGAGCGTTGCCGAGGGGCGCTGGCGCCTGCAGGCCGATCGCCTTGCCGTTGCGCCCATGGCCGCACTGGCACATGCCATGTGGCCATTGCCCGAACGGGCGGAGGAATACCTGCTGGGGTTGGCCCCGAGCGGAACCTTGCGCAACCTGCAGCTCGACTACCGGCCATCCGCGCCCGCCGAGGAACGGCTGGTGTTCTCAGCCAATCTCGACGCGGTCGGCATCGCTGCGCACCATTGGGTGCCAGCCGTGCGTAATGTCAGTGGCGTGGTACAGGGCAACCTCGCCGGAGGGGAGCTGCGTTTCGATAACCGCGATTTCGCGCTGCACCTGGCCGAGCTGTTCCCGCGACCCTGGGACTACCATCGTGCGCGCGGCAGCCTGCGCTGGACGCTGGATGACCAGGCGATAAGCCTCGCTGCGCCTTATCTGCAGGTCGAGGGCGAGGAGGGGCAGATCGCGGGGGATTTCCTGATCCGCCTGATGCGCGATCCGGCTGCCGAGGACTACATGGACCTGCGCGTCGGGCTCAGCAATGGCGACGCGCGCTATACCGAAAAATATTTACCGACGCGTTCGCCCGCGTTGAGTCCGGCGTTGAGTGAATGGCTGCTGGCCGCGATTCGTGGCGGTCGCGTCGAACAGGGCTACTTCGAATACCAGGGCGCGCTGAGCAAGGACGCCGAGGCGGCCGCTCGCAGCCTGAGCCTTTACTTCAAGGTGAAGGACGCCGAACTCGCGTTCCAACCCGGTTGGCCGGTGCTGCGCGAAGGTCGCGGGGAAGTGCTGATCGAGAACACGGGTGTGCGGGTTCGTGTGGCCGAGGCCCGCATGCTCGACAGCCAGGTGCGTGACGTCAGCGCCGAGATCCCTCATGGGCACGGCGGACAACCGCCGCGGCTGGCTATCGAGGGGCAGGTGGACGGCCATCTGCGTGATGCATTGACCCTGATGCAGGTGGCGCCGATCGGCACGGGCGAGCTGTTCGCTGGCTGGCGTGGCGATGGTCCGTTGAGCGGAACCCTGCGCCTGGACATTCCACTGGCCAAAGGTGAGCGTCCCGTGGTGCTGGCTGATTTCGCCAGTAGCGATGCCTCGTTGTTCATTCCGCAGGCGGACCTGCAGCTCGATGCGCTGACAGGCGAGTTCCGCTACGACAGCGAGCGCGGCTTCAGCAGCAAGGCGTTCCATGCCCGTACCCTGGGCAGCTCAGTGCAGGGCAAGGCCGTTGCGCTGGGGGAGGCTGGCGAGCCCGCGTCGCGGATCGAGGCGTCGGCGGTCGTGCCGCTGCAACAGCTCCTGAGCTGGCGAAAGATCGAACGGCCAGTGCCCGCGTCCGGAACGCTGCCGCTCCGGCTGAACCTGTTGCTGAGCCGTGTCGATAACAACCTGCAAGTGGACTCCTCCCTGCTGGGTACCGAACTGGCGCTTCCAGCGCCGTTTGGCAAAACGGCAGAAGAGCGGCGCGATACGACGCTGCGCATGTCGTTTGGCGGCGAGCGCCAGCGATATACGCTCAGGCACGGCGCGTTGGCGGCACTGAGCTTCGTTGCGCCGACCGGCAACTGGTCCGAGGGCGGCGGCGAGCTAGTGCTGGGTGGTGCTGCGGCGAACCTGCGCACCGACCGAGGCCTCCACGTGCGAGGCAGCGTCTCGCGCTTCGATCTGAGCGAATGGCAAGCGCTGCTGAAAGACTACGGCGAGCGCTCGACCAATCAGGCGGGAGCCTCGATGTTGCGTCAGGTCGAGCTGCATATCGGTGCCTTCGAGGGCTTCGGTACTCACATCGACGATCTGGGTGTCGACCTGCAGCGCCTTCCGGCGGGCTGGTCGCTCGGCCTGGACAGCGGGACGGTGGCCGGATCCGTCCAACTGCCGGATGCTGACAGCGAGCCGATCGTGCTGGACCTGTCGCGCGTGCGCCTGCCGGCAGCGGCCACCGATGAGGCCCAGACCCCGCCTCGCGATGCACTGGCCGCTGTCGATCCGAAGGAGCTCCCGGCGATGAACATCAGCGTGGCGAAAGTCTTGCGCGGTGACGAGTTGCTGGGCGGCGGGTCGTTCAAGATGCGACCGGATGCCGAGGGTGTGGGCTTTTCCGACATCGACCTGAATCTCAGAGGCTTGAAGATGGCTGGTAGCGGCGGCTGGAGCGGTTCGCGCAGCTGGTACAAGGGCCGGCTGGAGGGCGCGAATATCGCCGACGTGCTGTTGGCCTGGGGGTTCGCTCCCTCGACGTCCAGCCAGGATTTCCGGCTGGATGTGGACGGTAGCTGGCCTGGTTCGCCAGCGTTTTTCGCTGTGAACCGGCTGTCCGGCACGCTCGATGCCCGGCTTCGCAAGGGCCAGTTGCGTGAAGTGGATGGCGGGGCGCAGGCACTGCGAGTCTTCGGTCTGCTCAATTTCGACTCCATCGGCCGGCGCTTGCGCCTGGATTTCTCCGACCTGTTCAGCAAGGGGCTTAGCTACGATCGGATCAAGGCCCAGTTGCAGGCAACCGACGGTGTCTACGTGACGTCGCAACCGCTGACGGTGGCAGGGCCCTCCAGCAATCTGGAACTCAATGGCCGCCTGGATCTGGTCAACGATCAGATCGATGCCAAGCTGCTGGTGACGCTTCCGGTCAGCAATAACCTGCCGCTGGCCGCGCTGATCGTGGGCGCACCCGCCATTGGCGGTGCGCTGTTCGTCGTCGACAAGCTGCTGGGCGACAAGGTGGCTCGCTTCGCAACCGTCCAGTACAACGTCGAGGGGCCCTGGCAGGCACCGAAAATCACCTTCGACAAGCCCTTCGAGAAACCCAACTGA
- the gatC gene encoding Asp-tRNA(Asn)/Glu-tRNA(Gln) amidotransferase subunit GatC, with amino-acid sequence MALERSEVEKIAHLARLGLNEDDLPRTTETLNNILGLIDRMQAVDTTGIEPLAHPLETHQRLRADTVTESNQREAYQAIAPAVEDGLYLVPRVIE; translated from the coding sequence ATGGCGCTTGAACGCTCCGAGGTGGAAAAGATCGCTCATCTGGCCCGCCTGGGTCTGAATGAAGACGACCTGCCCCGTACCACCGAGACCCTGAACAACATCCTCGGCCTGATCGACCGCATGCAGGCCGTCGACACAACCGGCATCGAACCCCTGGCCCATCCGCTGGAAACCCACCAGCGGCTGCGCGCCGATACCGTCACCGAAAGCAATCAGCGCGAGGCCTATCAGGCCATCGCCCCGGCCGTGGAAGACGGCCTGTATCTGGTTCCAAGGGTGATCGAGTAA
- a CDS encoding Maf family protein, with protein sequence MPALFLASASPRRRELLTQIGVPFSLLSVSIDETPGMAEAPDAYVQRLAREKALAGLAQVDQDSACVLGADTTVVLDQQILGKPADKADALAMLQALSGREHQVMTAIALANGAGCEVRLVCSRVRFRAIGIDEAERYWASGEPQDKAGGYAIQGWGAVFVSSLEGSYSAVVGLPLCETAQLLEAYGLRYWCKSSV encoded by the coding sequence ATGCCCGCATTGTTTCTTGCCTCCGCGTCCCCGCGACGCCGTGAACTGCTGACCCAGATCGGCGTTCCGTTCTCCCTTCTTTCGGTTTCCATCGATGAAACGCCCGGCATGGCGGAAGCGCCTGACGCATACGTCCAGCGCTTGGCCCGGGAAAAGGCCCTGGCGGGCTTGGCGCAGGTCGATCAAGACTCGGCTTGCGTCCTCGGTGCCGACACCACGGTGGTGCTGGATCAACAGATACTCGGCAAACCAGCCGACAAGGCGGACGCCCTGGCGATGCTGCAGGCCTTATCCGGGCGCGAGCATCAAGTGATGACAGCCATTGCCCTGGCCAATGGGGCGGGCTGCGAGGTGCGTCTGGTCTGCAGCCGGGTGCGCTTTCGCGCGATCGGCATCGACGAAGCCGAGCGCTACTGGGCGAGCGGCGAGCCGCAGGACAAGGCCGGCGGCTACGCTATTCAGGGTTGGGGCGCGGTGTTCGTCAGCTCGCTCGAGGGCAGTTATTCCGCCGTAGTCGGGCTGCCACTGTGTGAAACGGCTCAGTTGCTCGAGGCCTACGGACTGCGTTACTGGTGTAAAAGCTCGGTATAG
- the rng gene encoding ribonuclease G produces MSEEILMNITPMESRVAVVENGVLQEVHVERTQRRGIVGNIYKGKVVRVLPGMQAAFVDIGLERAAFIHASEISSREGNAVEPISALVHEGQALVVQVTKDPIGTKGARLTTQLSIPSRYLVYMPKTSHVGISLRIEDEAERDRLKQVVAECIAAEGIKEAGGFILRTAAEGAGSDEILMDIRYLRRLWEQIDGQMKTAGAPSIIYEDLSLAMRTLRDLVNPRIEKIRIDSRENYQKVSQFVGELMPELSEHLEHYPGERPIFDLYSVEDEIQKALERKVMLKSGGYLIIDPAEAMTTIDVNTGAFVGHRTLEETIFKTNLESATAIARQLRLRNIGGIIIIDFIDMEDEEHRRQVLRTLEKQLERDHAKTNIIGITELGLVQMTRKRTRESLEQVLCEPCLCCQGRGKLKTPETVCYEIFREILREARAYQPEGYRVLANQKVIDRLLDEESGNVADLESFIGRSIKFQVETMYSQEQYDVVLL; encoded by the coding sequence ATGAGCGAAGAGATTCTGATGAACATTACCCCCATGGAGTCGCGGGTGGCGGTGGTGGAGAACGGTGTCCTGCAGGAGGTGCACGTCGAGCGCACCCAGCGCCGCGGCATCGTCGGAAACATCTACAAGGGCAAGGTGGTGCGGGTGCTTCCTGGCATGCAAGCCGCCTTCGTCGACATCGGCCTGGAGCGCGCCGCCTTCATACACGCCTCGGAAATATCCAGTCGCGAAGGCAACGCGGTCGAGCCCATCAGTGCCCTGGTCCATGAAGGCCAGGCGCTGGTAGTACAGGTCACCAAGGATCCGATCGGCACCAAGGGGGCGCGGCTGACCACGCAGCTGTCGATACCGTCGCGCTACCTGGTGTACATGCCCAAGACCAGCCACGTCGGCATCTCCCTGCGAATCGAGGACGAAGCCGAGCGCGACAGGCTCAAGCAGGTGGTTGCCGAGTGCATTGCGGCGGAAGGCATCAAGGAGGCGGGCGGTTTCATTCTGCGCACCGCCGCCGAGGGCGCCGGCAGCGACGAGATCTTAATGGATATCCGCTACCTGCGCCGTCTGTGGGAACAGATCGACGGGCAGATGAAGACCGCAGGCGCGCCCTCGATTATCTACGAGGATTTGTCGCTGGCCATGCGCACGCTGCGCGACCTGGTCAATCCGCGTATCGAAAAGATCCGCATCGACTCGCGGGAAAATTATCAGAAGGTCAGCCAGTTCGTCGGTGAGCTGATGCCGGAGCTGAGCGAGCATCTGGAGCACTACCCGGGTGAACGGCCGATCTTCGATCTCTACAGTGTCGAGGACGAGATCCAGAAGGCGCTCGAACGCAAGGTCATGCTCAAGTCCGGCGGATACCTGATCATCGATCCGGCCGAGGCGATGACCACCATCGATGTCAACACCGGGGCTTTCGTCGGGCACCGCACCCTCGAAGAGACGATTTTCAAGACCAACCTCGAGTCGGCGACCGCCATCGCCAGACAACTGCGGCTGCGCAACATTGGCGGGATCATCATCATCGACTTCATCGACATGGAAGACGAGGAGCATCGTCGGCAGGTGCTGCGCACTCTGGAAAAACAGCTGGAGCGCGATCACGCCAAGACCAACATCATCGGCATCACCGAGCTGGGGCTGGTGCAGATGACTCGCAAGCGAACGCGCGAAAGCCTTGAGCAGGTGCTGTGCGAGCCTTGCCTGTGCTGCCAGGGCCGCGGCAAGCTGAAGACTCCTGAGACGGTTTGCTACGAGATCTTTCGCGAGATCCTGCGTGAAGCCCGCGCCTACCAGCCCGAGGGGTATCGGGTCCTGGCGAACCAGAAGGTCATCGATCGACTGCTGGACGAGGAGTCCGGCAATGTCGCTGACCTGGAGAGCTTCATCGGCCGCTCGATCAAGTTTCAGGTCGAGACCATGTATTCCCAGGAACAGTACGACGTGGTGCTGCTCTGA